From a region of the Lactuca sativa cultivar Salinas chromosome 4, Lsat_Salinas_v11, whole genome shotgun sequence genome:
- the LOC111876059 gene encoding protein FAR-RED IMPAIRED RESPONSE 1-like, producing the protein MNDRRDHYRNYSFEFLRDGDLLAAMFWADEREKAFYADFGEVISLMQLLEQTIDHHKKSVTVGAGLLSRETIESYEWLLKAFLSAHEGKAPKIVLTNQDATIKQALESVLPNSRHRLCMWHIMKKLQAKVTSDLFKNKDFKKRFNKLVWNMHIKPDEFEKKWDLIINEFNLEDKRWFNDMFELHDKWIPAYFSDTRMSRLMKTTSRSESMNSFFNTYSQSGNLLLHFMMNYDTSIQKQRNTQQELNHQTKKAKEIYKGSWYCQYEHLATKNGWELYKVEQLNKNSDLKTEFEVEIKLPTNDVKCTCEHFNRFGTLCRHAFNILMKHGIKEIHEQYIENRWRKDVISRHYNFGRHVYDTGDSEINRSVNQAYYNFEACLEYKNRTDVEEVGKLMGITITKDIDINVPNVQSNKGCGKKSRIQSATEIASKNSNKQTRRCSGCGERASHNLWTCPIKLAVEQSSKAT; encoded by the exons ATGAATGATCGTAGAGATCATTACCGAAATTATTCATTTGAGTTCCTACGTGATGGAGATCTATTGGCTGCCATGTTTTGGGCAGATGAAAGAGAAAAGGCTTTTTATGCAGATTTTGGAGAAGTTATATCTTTGATGCAACTTTTAGAACAAACAA TTGACCACCACAAGAAATCAGTTACTGTTGGTGCTGGGTTGTTGAGTAGAGAGACAATTGAGTCATATGAATGGTTGCTTAAAGCTTTTCTTAGTGCTCATGAAGGGAAAGCACCAAAAATTGTTCTAACTAATCAAGATGCAACAATAAAACAAGCACTGGAATCTGTCTTACCAAATTCAAGACACAGACTATGCATGTGGCACATAATGAAAAAACTACAAGCAAAg GTTACTAGCGatttatttaaaaacaaagaCTTCAAGAAAAGATTTAACAAGCTTGTTTGGAACATGCATATCAAACCTGATGAATTTGAAAAAAAGTGGGATTTGATTATTAATGAATTCAATCTGGAAGATAAAAGATGGTTCAATGATATGTTTGAATTACATGACAAATGGATACCTGCATACTTCAGTGACACAAGAATGTCTAGATTGATGAAAACCACTTCAAGATCAGAAAGCATGAATTCCTTCTTTAACACTTACTCTCAATCTGGAAATTTACTTTTACATTTCATGATGAACTATGACACATcaattcaaaaacaaagaaatacACAACAAGAGCTTAATCATCAAACAAAGAAggcg AAAGAAATCTATAAAGGTTCCTGGTACTGTCAATACGAACATCTTGCAACAAAAAATGGATGGGAGTTATACAAAGTGGAACAACTAAACAAAAACAGTGATCTAAAAACAGAATTTGAG GTAGAAATAAAACTTCCAACAAATGATGTAAAATGTACATGTGAACACTTCAACCGCTTTGGGACTTTGTGCAGACATGCATTCAACATACTCATGAAACATGGAATTAAGGAGATACATGAACAGTACATTGAGAATCGTTGGAGAAAGGATGTGATATCAAGGCATTATAATTTTGGTAGACATGTATATGATACAGGAGACAGTGAAATTAATAGATCTGTCAATCAAGCATACTACAACTTTGAAGCATGTTTGGAATAC AAGAATAGGACAGATGTTGAAGAGGTAGGAAAGCTTATGGGCATAACTATTACAAAAGATATTGACATCaatgttccaaatgttcaaagcaATAAAGGATGTGGAAAGAAAAGTAGAATCCAAAGTGCAACAGAAATAGCGTCTAAAAATTCAAACAAGCAAACAAGAAGATGCTCAGGATGTGGAGAAAGGGCTTCTCATAACT